DNA sequence from the Drosophila sechellia strain sech25 chromosome 3L, ASM438219v1, whole genome shotgun sequence genome:
CATTTTACAGGaaaaaaaagtttgtttttaaaatagaAATAGTTTTTGTAAACATATTATGAAACAAAAAGTATTAAACAAAACAGTTTAGAAAAAAGAGCCACCAAAATTTATGACATATGTAAAATGTTCTATAACTGTGTGGtaaattacttaaaaattaattatattttaaatatggtAAAAAAAAGATATACAAATTTGAGTTCGAAAAAGtgtacatttaaatttaagaagAATCTTAGCGGAACGGTCACTCGAAGTAAGCAATCTGGTATTTTTAGCGTTCGTGGACAAACGAAGTGATTCGGTATTTTCGAAAGGTCTCACTAAGTGcagcatatatataaatgcgTTTCATCATCAgatttgtatgtatattgtGTCAGTTCgcctttgttttttaattgcaaGTCCGTCAATTAAGAAATGCTTTTACGGTGTGTGTTCAACTAATCGGGATAACCTTTCCTCGGGACGAGCCCACTGGAAGGGCTGTTTGGGAGCATAAACAATGGGAAGGGTTGCATCTGTGGGAGCGTGTATGTTTGTATACCTATACCCACACCATTGTTACGATGCACCTGGAAGGCCAAAAGAGAAATGCAGTGGAAAGTGTATTCTTGCAGTGTGTTAGCGATCCTGGCCAGCTGAGTGCCTGCGCGGATTAGGCACAGTGCTATCCGATTCTACACAAATACTGGCGAACCAGGGCTTGCCCTGGTGTCTAGACATTTTAAAAAGAAAGTGAGGAAAACATTGTGTGCGTGTATGTAAATAGATGTATTTTCCATTCCTTTGTAccgaaaacaaagcaaagttGATTAATACGAGCTAAACAGTCGGGGGGCGGGAGTATTGGCCAAAACGGATTCTTCAAAATTTCTCACTTCTCAAGTGCTCCAAAATAAGCTTCTCGTCAAACTTTTGCTGCTATCTGCTATGACGTATTAATATTTGTAAGATTTTAAAATAAGGTTACTCATTGTTGATGTCGAACTTTAACGATTTCTGATAATTATCTGCATATCTCCAGCTATTTTAGGGGACTACTATTTCTTGCAGTACTGGATTTAATTAAGGGATAGTTACAATTGCGTTCTATTCCACAACAAACCCCATTGTTTGAAGTCTATGATATGGGGGTGCACTTTTGATGGTGGTGTGGGTGAACCAGTTTTCTCCGACGGAGCATCGAAAGTTATTGAGGTAACTTTACAGTCCAAAAAAGAAATCGCATGAGTAGGAGTAGGAAACTCCATAACCTTTAAATGCGATactatcaaaacaaaaatgttgtcaacattttaatacaaGTAAAGATTAGTTGGATCACACTAAATGTGTAAAACTATAGCTTTGAGATAACAAAATTTAACTTTTCTAATATCCCTCGGTTTCCCAAGTAAATGAATGAAGCCATGCCAACATTTTTGTCCACGACTGTGTGGCCATCAGCTAGGGATGTACATACGCAAGTAAAATGCATGTACATTGCACAtacacatgtatgtacatacaaatgTAATGTGTAGGAAGAAAAAGAGCCGAATGAAAATACCCTTGATTTTGGTATTGATTGATTTTGAGTATTGACGAGATTAGTAGACTCGATGGGTGGCTCTCTCATTCTTGGGTAGTAATATTTTTAGGGAAGCTTTTAAACAAGATACACCACAAACTGCACTTTCCATAGCAGAGGGTTAAAGGTCGAACCACGACACAATGTTAAATATAAAGCCCCAAATGAGGCACTAATTATTCTCTGGGCCCCGTACCTCGTCAATAGAAAGATAACGAACTGTATTCTTACAATGTAGCTGGAATATAATGTGCTATACCTCCTCTGCAGGTCGTAGATTGAACTGCTATCAGCGAGTGCTATCAACTGCCAGAAACGGAGCCACAATCACGTTAACACCCCTTGAGAAATCGTCGACTCAGGCCGCCTAGGCCCATCAGGCAGCGGTTCAGGTTGGAGGCACTTGCTCGGCATCGGGTTCGGGTAGAGAGGCTGAGCCTGAGGCAGAGCCTGCTTGTTGCTGCCGCGTTCGCAAAGGACTCAAAATTGatagaaacaacaaaaagtcTGCTGCAACTGGTGCCTCATCTGAGGACCAGCCGCCGCGCAAAAAGGGTCGTCGCTCAGGAGGCTCAGGCTCCGCGTCCTCATCCGCCTATTCCACTTCCTCTGCCGCAGGATCAGTAGATGCGGCATCCACGTCGCGAGCGGCCCAGCAGTTACAGCTCCAACTAAACTCCTCCACTTCTACAGAGCACAGCACGGAAGCATCGGCAAATCCCAACAGAGGGCACCACAAACCGATAGACAGCAACAAGAGACCACGTGATCGTAGTAGCAGCAGTACACAGGGCTCCGAGGCAAACATGCAGAGCACCAGTTCCACGTCGAGCGGCTCCTGCTCCAGGCCCCTCGAGGGTTCCACACTCAATTCCGGCGGCAGTGCCGAGAACGTGGCCCGCGAGGGAGGCAGTGGCGATGACAGCGTCGGCATCGGCGATGAGAATCCTTCGGGAAGCAGCGCCGCCACGAACGGACACGACTCCAAACACAACGGCTTCATTgtcaacaacaacggcagcagcagtcgcatcGTCGACGGCGAGAACAATCGGGAAAACACCAACTACAGTGGTGTGCAGCTGGACAAGTCCAACCAGGAGATCATCCGGCTGATCGGACAGTACCTGCACGACGTGGGTCTCGATAAGTCTGTCCAGACGCTTATGTTGGAATCCGGATGCTATTTGGAACACCCCTCTGCAACCAAGTTTAGGGAGCATGTCCTAATGGGTGACTGGTCAAAGGCAGATTCAGACCTTAAGGTAAATAAGCTTCTCTTTCGTACTAGTATGGTCATGCGTTGTTCTTAGTTTGATGTTTGTTTTCCGGACGATTggattattaatatttaaaatgagaTGTATTTGAAAACTTCAACCATTCCAAACGCTACCACTACTACACATATAAACAACTATAActttcaaaaagaaaaagattTTTTGTGTGGTTTCAATTGCTCGAGTGTTTTCAAACTTGGGCcctattattattaatatatatttttaagcagcTACTAAAATCTTGCGACATTAATATTGCAGGACCTAGAGCCACTAATCGACAATGGAAAATTGGCAACGATCACCGAAATGAAGTTCATATTGCTGGAGCAAAAGTATTTAGAGCATTTGGATGATGGCAATCCCTTGGACGCCCTTCACGTCCTTCGCAGCGAGCTGACTCCCCTGCAGCACAATATAACGCGTGTGCACCAACTGTCCTCTTACATGATGTGTTCTACCAACCAAGACCTTTACCAGCGCGCCAAGTGGGAGGGCAAGGGCATCCTGTCGCGTGCCTTGGTCATGGAGCGCCTCCAGACATTTATGCCGCCGTCGGTGATGATGTCGCCACGGCGCCTGCGCACCCTGCTGCAGCAGGCCGTGGAGCTGCAGAGCCAACACTGCCCCTGCCACGACATGGCGTGGGAGACGAATCTGGAGACAGTCTCGCTGCTCACCGACCACTGCTGCACCACGGACGGCTTTCCCATGCAAACTATTCAGATCCTTACCGACCACTGCGATGAGGTCTGGTTCTGCAAATTCTCGCCCGATGGCCTCAAGCTGGCGACGGGCAGCAAAGACTCCACTGTGATTATCTGGGATGTTGATCCGTACAAGCTGACCCTTAAACACCGTCGCGTTCTCGACGGCCAGGCCCAGCTTAGCGTGAGCTTCGTTAGCTGGAGTCCCGACTCCAAGCTCATCCTTGTCGGCGGCACCGAGGACTCCCACGAGCTCTACATCTGGAACGTGGACGACGGCAAGCTAGTGGTCAAGTTCTCGCAGTCTCTGGAGGACAGCCTGGCCTGCGGCGCCTTCAGTCGCGATGGCGCTCGATTCGTATGCGGCGGCCAGAAAGGTCAGCTTTACCTATGCGACCTCAACGGCACCATCGTGGACTCCTGGGAGGGAGTGCGCGTAAACAGCATAGCCTTTCGGGCGGACAACAAAACGATCTTAGCGGCGGATAATCATTACCGAATCAGAGGGTAAGCGGAATTAGAAGTATGTGCTAGCAGTTTGTAGACTTGATGCCCCGAAGCTTTCATTTATTATCTACAGCTTTATTTATCTGTGTTaccaaaaatttaaaaacccCACTTTCATTTATAAATGTTCCCTTTGATATAAAAGAACTGCAAATCAATGATTATTTTTAcgatataaattaaaaactccCCTGACTCCGATAGCGCACttaagtttttcttcttttaaTTACAGGTACAACTTTGATAGCCCGCGTTCAGACTTTGATATTCTGAGGGAGCCACATCCCATAATGACCTTCAGCATCAACTCCGCCGACCGCTTGGCCTTGCTGAACGTCTCGAACCAAGGCCTTCACCTTTGGGACATCGAGGACAAGTGTCTTGTGCGCCGTTTTCAGGGAATACGTCAGAGCAACTTCGCCATCCACTCCTGCTTCGGCGGCGTTAACGAGAGCTTCGTCGCCAGCGGCAGTGAGGACAAGGTCGTTTACATTTGGCACATCAAACGGGAGGAGCCGCTGGCCAAGCTGGCCGGGCACACCAAGACGGTAAACTGTGTGTCCTGGAACCCCGTGTACCCGTCCCTGCTAGCGAGCGCCAGCGATGACGCCACCGTGAGGATTTGGGGACCGAAGCCCAACGGCAGCAGCGCAACGACTGAGAGCGACGATTGCTCTTCAAGCTCGTCTTCGTCCTCCTGGAATATGACTTAAGGTCCCGAGCAGTAGCAAATGGATGTGCGTGGGATAGATTTTGGATGCTGATATAGTTATAGTGCGCCCTGATTTCGATATAAAGCAGAATGCGTCCCGCTCTGATTGCGCGTCGGGGTCGTCATTGCTACAAACTGCCATTACAACAATATGTATGAGCAGCATGACTTACGATTAGCATTAATTACTTAAGTACATTAATACGAAAGGAGAGGCATAACATCATATCTACTATGCTATAACAAGAAATCGATTCGTTTTCAGATTTCttttttatgtatgtatgtatacggCGATGCGAATTAATATTTCCGGCCTATATTAGCGACTCTTCTCGATcttttcatttattaaaaGTGCGATCGACCTGCTTGGTtttcaaattattaaatattgcCATTTGATTTGTTCTTTGCAGTTTCCGACATTTAGTATGTAACACGATTTGACGTAATTGATACCCAACAGACACAATAAAAGTAGTtctatatatgtttttaaatgTCGATGTTTCTTTTCGATTAACTTGGGTCATAAGCAATCAATAAAATTTGAGTAAAAAATTAGCTTGCTTTTTTATTGTAGGTATTGTCACCTATTTCAGAGTAAGTTGCTTTCTTTGGGGAGtaaaattattgttaaattaaattttggtTTACTATTTTCAGCCTTCTATAAACAATTGCCTAAACAATTTTCTCCTAAGTAAAATGCTCCTCCACCACTAGTGAGACAAACTGCCTTGCGGTTTCCTTGAAAGCGAAAGCTATAACAACCAAAGTTAGAGCCCACCATCGAAGGCTCTTCCTAGTGGCTCCGACTGCCTCGTAGGCGAGGACCAGGGAGCAGAGGTGATGGGCCATGACCAGAAGATGGTGCAAGTTCCGGCCAAAAACGGTCGTGTTATTTCGCCACACCAAAATGGGCAGAAGGAAGAACTTGGACAGGTTGGATATCAGCACCACTTTGAGTATAATTAATGTCAAATTTCGAAAGCCTATTTTCTGGATCCAAT
Encoded proteins:
- the LOC6616459 gene encoding WD repeat-containing protein 26 homolog, which codes for MQSTSSTSSGSCSRPLEGSTLNSGGSAENVAREGGSGDDSVGIGDENPSGSSAATNGHDSKHNGFIVNNNGSSSRIVDGENNRENTNYSGVQLDKSNQEIIRLIGQYLHDVGLDKSVQTLMLESGCYLEHPSATKFREHVLMGDWSKADSDLKDLEPLIDNGKLATITEMKFILLEQKYLEHLDDGNPLDALHVLRSELTPLQHNITRVHQLSSYMMCSTNQDLYQRAKWEGKGILSRALVMERLQTFMPPSVMMSPRRLRTLLQQAVELQSQHCPCHDMAWETNLETVSLLTDHCCTTDGFPMQTIQILTDHCDEVWFCKFSPDGLKLATGSKDSTVIIWDVDPYKLTLKHRRVLDGQAQLSVSFVSWSPDSKLILVGGTEDSHELYIWNVDDGKLVVKFSQSLEDSLACGAFSRDGARFVCGGQKGQLYLCDLNGTIVDSWEGVRVNSIAFRADNKTILAADNHYRIRGYNFDSPRSDFDILREPHPIMTFSINSADRLALLNVSNQGLHLWDIEDKCLVRRFQGIRQSNFAIHSCFGGVNESFVASGSEDKVVYIWHIKREEPLAKLAGHTKTVNCVSWNPVYPSLLASASDDATVRIWGPKPNGSSATTESDDCSSSSSSSSWNMT